One stretch of Deinococcus aquaedulcis DNA includes these proteins:
- the gcvP gene encoding aminomethyl-transferring glycine dehydrogenase produces MTPNHPRTALTDLLQTADFTDRHIGPTDAEQAQMLKHLGVGSLDELSDSTLPESIRFEGELNVGGPVTEAQALADLKAVAQKNKVFRSYIGMGYYGTHTPGVILRNMLENPGWYTAYTPYQAEISQGRLEMLLNFQQTIMDLTAMPVCNASLLDEATAAAEAMTLAKRAGKSKGNTLYVAQDVHPQTLDVIRTRAEYFGYDVVTGPANAELPEGTFAALVQTPGTFGELHDLSPIAERVHAAGGLLIAATDLLASAVVKPVGEMGADIVIGSAQRFGVPMGFGGPHAAFLACQKAFERSMPGRVIGVSKDARGHTAYRMAMQTREQHIRREKATSNICTAQALLANMAAAYAVYHGPKGIRTIAERVNRMTGILAKALTDAGITVTPTFFDTVSFEGDVSAIRERAEAKGINLRYEGSRISVSLDETVTVADLGELIEAVTGEPADVLTLDAQAVDGIPAALTRTSEYLTHPVFNTHHSEHGMLRYLKTLENKDYSLTHGMIPLGSCTMKLNATTEMIPVTWPEFGQLHPFAPADQTQGYAEMLAELEAWLADITGYDAVSLQPNSGAQGEYAGLLVIRKYHEARGEGHRNVCLIPASAHGTNPASAAMMGMQVVVVKTDADGNIDMDDLKAQAEKHSANLGALMITYPSTHGVYEERVTEACELIHQHGGQVYLDGANMNAQVGLTKPGLIGSDVSHLNLHKTFAIPHGGGGPGMGPIGVKAHLAPYLPNHAVRAVNDSQTGAVSAAPYGSASILPISYLYIRLLGAQGLKKATQVALLNANYIAQGLKGAYPVLYTGRNDRVAHECIIDLRPLKASTGITEEDVAKRLMDYGFHAPTMSFPVPGTLMIEPTESEPKAELDRFIQAMLGIRREIQDVQDELIAAGDSPLKHAPHTQADLMDAAWNRAYSRETAAYPTGTQKLWKYWPAVNRVDNVYGDRNFVCSCPPVEDYVEA; encoded by the coding sequence ATGACCCCCAATCACCCGAGAACCGCCCTGACCGACCTGCTGCAAACCGCTGACTTTACCGACCGTCACATTGGCCCCACCGACGCTGAACAGGCCCAGATGCTCAAGCATCTGGGCGTGGGCAGCCTAGACGAACTGAGCGACTCGACCCTGCCCGAAAGCATCCGCTTTGAGGGCGAGCTGAACGTGGGTGGCCCGGTCACCGAAGCGCAGGCGCTGGCCGACCTGAAGGCCGTGGCCCAGAAGAACAAGGTGTTCCGCTCCTACATTGGCATGGGGTACTACGGCACGCACACGCCCGGCGTGATTCTGCGCAACATGCTGGAAAACCCCGGCTGGTACACCGCCTACACCCCCTACCAGGCCGAGATTTCACAGGGCCGCCTGGAAATGCTGCTGAACTTCCAGCAGACGATCATGGATCTGACGGCCATGCCAGTATGCAATGCCAGCCTGCTGGACGAGGCCACCGCCGCCGCCGAGGCCATGACCCTGGCCAAGCGTGCGGGCAAAAGCAAGGGCAACACCCTGTACGTGGCGCAGGACGTGCACCCCCAGACGCTGGACGTGATCCGCACGCGCGCCGAATACTTCGGCTACGACGTGGTGACGGGCCCCGCCAACGCGGAACTGCCGGAAGGCACCTTCGCGGCGCTGGTGCAGACGCCCGGTACCTTCGGTGAGCTGCACGACCTCTCACCTATTGCCGAGCGCGTGCATGCGGCGGGCGGCCTGCTGATTGCCGCCACCGACCTGCTGGCCAGCGCCGTGGTCAAGCCCGTGGGCGAGATGGGCGCCGACATTGTGATTGGCAGCGCCCAGCGCTTTGGCGTGCCCATGGGCTTTGGTGGCCCGCACGCCGCCTTCCTGGCCTGCCAGAAGGCGTTCGAGCGCTCCATGCCCGGCCGCGTGATCGGCGTGAGCAAGGACGCGCGCGGCCACACGGCCTACCGCATGGCCATGCAGACCCGCGAGCAGCACATCCGCCGCGAAAAGGCCACCAGCAACATCTGCACCGCGCAGGCCCTGCTGGCGAACATGGCCGCCGCGTACGCCGTGTACCACGGGCCCAAGGGCATCCGCACCATCGCCGAGCGTGTGAACCGCATGACCGGCATTCTGGCGAAAGCCCTGACGGACGCCGGGATCACGGTGACCCCCACCTTCTTCGACACCGTGAGCTTTGAGGGTGACGTGAGCGCCATCCGCGAGCGGGCCGAGGCCAAGGGTATCAACCTGCGTTACGAAGGCAGCCGCATTTCGGTAAGCCTGGATGAGACCGTGACGGTGGCCGACCTGGGCGAGCTGATTGAAGCGGTGACCGGGGAGCCGGCTGACGTACTGACCCTGGACGCCCAGGCGGTAGACGGCATCCCCGCTGCTCTTACGCGCACCTCCGAGTACCTCACCCACCCCGTCTTCAACACGCACCACAGCGAACACGGCATGCTGCGTTACCTGAAGACCCTGGAGAACAAGGACTACAGCCTGACGCACGGCATGATTCCGCTGGGCTCGTGCACCATGAAGCTGAACGCCACCACGGAAATGATTCCGGTGACGTGGCCTGAGTTCGGGCAGCTGCACCCCTTTGCCCCCGCCGACCAGACCCAGGGCTACGCCGAGATGCTGGCCGAACTGGAAGCGTGGCTGGCGGACATCACCGGCTACGACGCCGTGTCCCTGCAGCCCAACAGCGGCGCCCAGGGCGAATACGCGGGCCTGCTGGTGATCCGCAAGTACCACGAGGCGCGCGGCGAGGGCCACCGCAACGTCTGCCTGATTCCCGCCAGTGCCCACGGCACCAACCCCGCCAGCGCCGCCATGATGGGCATGCAGGTGGTCGTGGTGAAAACGGACGCCGACGGCAACATCGACATGGATGACCTGAAGGCACAGGCCGAGAAGCACAGCGCCAATCTGGGCGCGCTGATGATCACGTACCCCTCCACCCACGGCGTGTACGAGGAGCGCGTGACCGAGGCCTGCGAGCTGATCCACCAGCACGGCGGGCAGGTGTACCTGGACGGCGCGAACATGAACGCCCAGGTGGGGCTGACCAAGCCCGGCCTGATCGGCAGTGACGTGTCGCACCTGAACCTGCACAAGACCTTCGCCATTCCCCACGGCGGCGGCGGCCCCGGCATGGGCCCCATTGGCGTGAAGGCTCACCTCGCCCCCTACCTGCCCAACCACGCCGTGCGCGCGGTGAACGACAGCCAGACCGGTGCCGTGAGTGCAGCGCCCTACGGCAGCGCCAGCATCCTGCCCATCTCGTACCTGTACATTCGCCTGCTGGGCGCGCAGGGCCTGAAGAAGGCCACGCAGGTGGCCCTGCTGAACGCCAACTACATTGCCCAGGGCCTGAAAGGCGCCTACCCCGTGCTGTACACCGGGCGCAACGACCGCGTGGCGCACGAGTGCATCATTGACCTGCGCCCACTTAAAGCGTCCACGGGCATCACCGAGGAAGATGTCGCCAAGCGCCTCATGGACTACGGCTTCCACGCCCCCACCATGAGCTTCCCTGTGCCCGGCACCCTGATGATTGAGCCCACCGAGAGTGAGCCTAAAGCCGAGCTGGACCGCTTTATTCAGGCCATGCTGGGCATTCGCCGCGAGATTCAGGACGTGCAGGACGAACTGATCGCCGCTGGAGACAGCCCGCTGAAGCACGCGCCGCACACCCAGGCCGATCTGATGGACGCGGCGTGGAACCGAGCGTACAGCCGCGAAACGGCGGCCTACCCCACGGGCACGCAGAAGCTATGGAAATACTGGCCGGCCGTGAACCGCGTGGACAACGTGTATGGCGATAGGAATTTCGTATGCTCCTGCCCGCCGGTTGAGGACTACGTCGAGGCGTAA
- a CDS encoding 2'-5' RNA ligase family protein, producing the protein MPPPALAEQVVAFRAAHGIRDAAATPHVTVKARSGLGEDLAWVSQARAVAAQVSPVALTIGGPRLFRNGTALYLQVHSPEAVGLHLALLAALNPAERFGYEGPGMTPHLSVALGRRGVDLGALLAAAQVTFADLEAQPLTFTATELVWLRKAGPGAVYLPLEAWPLEGG; encoded by the coding sequence TTGCCCCCACCCGCTCTGGCGGAGCAGGTCGTGGCCTTCCGGGCCGCGCACGGCATTCGGGACGCCGCCGCCACCCCGCATGTCACGGTCAAGGCGCGCAGCGGGTTGGGCGAGGACCTGGCGTGGGTATCCCAGGCGCGCGCGGTGGCGGCACAGGTCTCGCCGGTGGCCCTCACCATCGGCGGGCCGCGCCTCTTTCGCAACGGGACGGCGCTGTACCTGCAGGTGCACAGTCCAGAGGCGGTGGGCTTGCACCTCGCGCTGCTGGCCGCCCTGAACCCTGCCGAACGCTTCGGCTATGAGGGCCCGGGGATGACACCGCACCTGTCGGTGGCGCTGGGGCGGCGGGGGGTGGACCTGGGGGCCCTGCTGGCCGCCGCGCAGGTCACCTTTGCCGATCTGGAGGCCCAGCCGCTGACCTTCACGGCCACTGAACTGGTCTGGCTGCGAAAGGCCGGGCCCGGTGCCGTCTATCTTCCGTTGGAGGCGTGGCCGCTGGAGGGCGGGTAG
- a CDS encoding type 1 glutamine amidotransferase domain-containing protein: protein MSDQTGQPLAGKVIAILAADGVEQVELVKPRQALEAAGATTHLISLKPGQIQSMEGDLVPREKYDVDHTVTQASPSDYDGLLLPGGTVNPDKLRLDPYAMQFVRAFYDHGQPIAAICHGPWSLSETGIAKGLKMTSWPSLKHELGLAGAEWVDQQVVVDRGIVTSRKPDDLPAFIEKMIEEFQEGDHSSKR, encoded by the coding sequence ATGAGCGACCAGACGGGACAGCCCCTGGCGGGCAAAGTGATCGCCATTCTCGCCGCCGATGGGGTGGAACAGGTGGAGTTGGTGAAACCCAGGCAGGCCCTGGAAGCGGCCGGGGCCACCACCCACCTGATCAGCCTGAAGCCGGGCCAGATTCAGAGCATGGAAGGCGATCTGGTGCCCAGGGAGAAGTACGACGTGGACCACACGGTCACGCAGGCCAGCCCCAGCGACTACGACGGCCTGCTGCTGCCCGGCGGCACCGTGAACCCCGACAAGCTGCGCCTGGACCCCTACGCCATGCAGTTTGTGCGCGCCTTTTACGACCACGGCCAGCCCATTGCCGCCATCTGCCACGGCCCCTGGAGCCTCAGCGAAACTGGCATTGCCAAGGGCCTGAAGATGACCAGCTGGCCCAGCCTGAAGCACGAGCTGGGGCTGGCCGGCGCGGAGTGGGTGGACCAGCAAGTCGTGGTGGACCGGGGCATTGTGACCAGCCGCAAGCCGGACGACCTGCCTGCGTTCATCGAGAAGATGATTGAAGAGTTTCAGGAAGGCGACCACAGCAGCAAGCGGTAA
- a CDS encoding cupin domain-containing protein, whose translation MTQYKLSQRDTTHGPDGEHHLIRGQHASMRLWHREEPQGDKPDTRAEYETLGYVISGRAELTVDGETVTLEPGDSYYVPMNAPHHYRILETLTAVEVNTPPTSK comes from the coding sequence ATGACCCAGTACAAGCTGAGCCAGCGCGACACCACCCACGGCCCCGACGGCGAACACCACCTGATTCGCGGCCAGCACGCCAGCATGCGCCTGTGGCACCGCGAGGAACCCCAGGGCGACAAGCCCGACACCCGCGCCGAGTACGAGACCCTGGGCTACGTGATCTCGGGCCGCGCCGAGCTGACGGTGGACGGCGAGACGGTCACGCTGGAGCCGGGCGATTCCTACTACGTGCCCATGAACGCGCCGCACCATTACCGCATTCTGGAAACGCTGACCGCCGTGGAAGTGAACACGCCCCCCACGAGCAAATAA
- a CDS encoding SDR family NAD(P)-dependent oxidoreductase translates to MNVLIVGATGGIGAATARAFAQAGASLTLSGRDEARLSALAGELGAHAKGADLGYESHVRALFEGLPAPVDTLVYAAGAAHPEPLAGADPAQVRAVWNANYFGALWVLKHGLGRLHPGGRVYLLGARPELVTARGFTQYAASKAALARAADIARLEHRGLGLTLVLPPAVDTGLWAQVGRAPKGALAPEAVAQAIVADRAGPAQAELRVEG, encoded by the coding sequence ATGAACGTGCTGATTGTTGGGGCGACGGGGGGCATCGGGGCGGCCACCGCGCGGGCGTTCGCCCAGGCGGGGGCTTCGCTGACGCTCTCTGGGCGGGACGAAGCGCGCCTGTCGGCGCTGGCCGGCGAACTGGGCGCGCATGCCAAAGGGGCCGACCTGGGCTACGAGAGCCATGTGCGGGCGCTCTTTGAAGGGCTGCCGGCGCCGGTAGACACCCTGGTCTACGCCGCTGGGGCCGCCCACCCCGAACCGCTGGCCGGGGCCGACCCCGCCCAGGTGCGCGCAGTGTGGAACGCCAATTATTTTGGGGCGCTGTGGGTGCTCAAGCACGGCCTGGGGCGGCTGCATCCGGGCGGGCGCGTGTATCTGCTGGGCGCCCGCCCCGAACTGGTCACGGCGCGCGGCTTTACCCAGTACGCCGCCAGCAAGGCCGCCCTGGCCCGCGCCGCCGATATTGCCCGGCTGGAACACCGGGGCCTGGGCCTGACGCTGGTGCTGCCACCAGCGGTGGACACGGGGCTGTGGGCCCAGGTGGGCCGGGCGCCCAAGGGGGCGCTGGCGCCCGAAGCGGTGGCGCAGGCCATCGTGGCGGACCGGGCGGGGCCAGCGCAGGCCGAACTGCGCGTAGAGGGCTGA
- the gcvH gene encoding glycine cleavage system protein GcvH encodes MTNTPSDLKYAASHEWLSADGTVGITDFAQEQLGDVVYVELPEVGRAVEAGETIAVVESVKTASDIYAPASGTVVAVNDALTASPELVNSAPYEGGWLFKLDVTGEGDLMDAEAYASANG; translated from the coding sequence ATGACGAACACCCCCTCTGACCTGAAATACGCCGCCTCGCACGAATGGCTCTCTGCAGACGGCACCGTGGGCATCACCGACTTTGCGCAGGAGCAGCTGGGCGACGTGGTGTACGTCGAGCTGCCCGAAGTGGGCCGCGCAGTCGAAGCCGGCGAGACGATTGCGGTGGTCGAAAGCGTGAAGACCGCCAGCGACATCTACGCCCCGGCCAGCGGCACCGTGGTCGCCGTGAACGACGCCCTGACCGCCAGCCCCGAACTGGTGAACAGCGCCCCCTACGAGGGCGGCTGGCTGTTCAAGCTGGATGTGACGGGCGAGGGCGACCTGATGGACGCCGAAGCCTACGCCAGCGCGAACGGCTGA
- a CDS encoding DUF6979 family protein, producing MQVQKNDVQVQSESVATTVYERLTEQAVSALRAGRPPADAWAWAQTQVEGRQSTLNKGCPRSTFVSLAEHGYVTVYLPGEAASALSLNAQHALVAAAVQREHPEVLNNKRAWWEATQRRSGITRKGENGVLDVLRALIRLGVFRAQP from the coding sequence ATGCAGGTGCAGAAAAATGACGTGCAGGTGCAGTCAGAAAGCGTAGCCACCACGGTCTATGAAAGGCTGACGGAGCAAGCGGTCTCCGCCCTACGTGCGGGGCGTCCGCCCGCAGACGCCTGGGCCTGGGCCCAAACGCAGGTGGAGGGCCGCCAGAGTACGCTGAACAAGGGCTGCCCGCGTTCAACTTTCGTGTCGCTAGCCGAACACGGGTATGTGACGGTTTACTTGCCCGGAGAAGCGGCGTCAGCGCTGAGCCTGAACGCGCAGCATGCCCTGGTCGCCGCCGCAGTGCAGCGCGAGCACCCTGAGGTGCTGAACAACAAGCGGGCCTGGTGGGAGGCCACCCAGCGCAGAAGCGGAATAACACGTAAAGGTGAAAACGGTGTTCTGGACGTACTCCGCGCCCTGATCCGGCTGGGCGTGTTTCGGGCCCAGCCTTGA
- the zapE gene encoding cell division protein ZapE produces MIDLTARNPVPNPSDLTAELAPSPRYAQVRFETYHPNPDYPSQAGARTAVQAFLKGAQVRPGGFRLFRRAKPEGRGLYLDGGFGVGKTHLLASAWHAAQGTAALMSFQDLMYIIGALGMTRAVDAFRQHDLLLIDEFELDDPGNTHMANTFLGQLMPGGTSVIATSNTEPGALGQGRFNATDFQRQIQGIASRFETHRIDGPDYRQRGVRPEDTLSAAEYAAWEARQNPATLARISHRDLSRHLLNVHPSRFARLLQGVGAVGVTDLTAMPDQNVALRFVHFIDKLYDLGLPAGLTGQGLGGLFIDTYRHGAYAKKYSRCLSRLSELLKEARGGG; encoded by the coding sequence CCGCGCTACGCGCAGGTGCGGTTCGAGACCTACCATCCCAACCCCGACTACCCCAGTCAGGCCGGGGCGCGCACAGCGGTGCAGGCGTTCCTGAAAGGCGCCCAGGTGCGGCCCGGGGGCTTCCGGCTGTTTCGCCGCGCCAAGCCCGAGGGCCGGGGGCTGTACCTGGACGGCGGCTTTGGCGTGGGCAAAACGCACCTGCTGGCCAGTGCGTGGCACGCCGCGCAGGGGACCGCCGCCCTGATGAGCTTTCAGGACCTGATGTACATCATTGGCGCGCTGGGCATGACGCGGGCGGTGGACGCCTTCCGGCAGCACGACCTGCTGCTGATCGACGAATTCGAGCTGGACGACCCCGGCAACACCCACATGGCCAACACTTTTCTGGGCCAGCTGATGCCGGGGGGCACCAGCGTGATTGCCACCAGCAACACCGAGCCCGGCGCGCTGGGCCAGGGCCGCTTTAACGCCACAGACTTTCAGCGGCAGATTCAGGGCATTGCCAGCCGCTTTGAAACCCACCGGATTGACGGCCCGGACTACCGCCAGCGCGGCGTGCGCCCCGAGGACACCCTCAGCGCGGCCGAATACGCCGCCTGGGAGGCGCGGCAAAACCCCGCGACCCTGGCCCGGATCAGCCACCGGGACCTGAGTCGCCACCTGCTGAACGTGCACCCCAGCCGCTTTGCCCGGCTGCTGCAGGGGGTGGGCGCCGTGGGCGTCACAGACCTGACCGCCATGCCGGACCAGAACGTGGCGCTGCGGTTTGTGCACTTTATTGACAAGCTGTATGACCTGGGGTTGCCGGCGGGGTTGACGGGGCAGGGTCTGGGGGGGCTGTTTATTGATACGTATCGGCATGGGGCGTATGCGAAGAAGTACAGCCGGTGTTTGTCCCGGTTGTCGGAGCTGTTGAAGGAGGCGCGGGGGGGAGGTTAG
- the dnaG gene encoding DNA primase, with translation MGTKEEVRSRLSIADVVGEYVRLAPAGKGRLKGLCPFHKEKSPSFQVDTEQGYFYCFGCKAGGDVFSFVQRTENLSFGDALRKLAEKAGVQVEAKYGERSSRDLYDVNAFALAYFREGLAGPQGAAARDYLARRGLSPATIDAFELGFAPDGWDGLLKHARVKGVGEKQLLEAGLLTENPESGRVYDRFRARVMFPIRDHLGRLVGFGGRVLDDSKPKYLNTPETEAFRKGELLYGLDKARGGLGSGAELVVVEGYMDVITMHQHGFTGAVASLGTALTAEHAALLERLGAQSLVLLFDRDEAGLKATLSGLDQVVGAKFRVRATSVPSGKDPADTLLAGDDESLRRALNSGLDEVRYRVQAAVEKHGTATSEGKRRILMELLPRMQNLDPLDEIAEGVRAAACETLGIKPDALMEWIASKAKRRTLTDTHLAGMSTARHEEDRELALLKQLLVDPTLLAKLDGSMPWRNEAVRKVMLAARGAQSPDDILEVFRGQPEEQLLIRLMFEGRDAGTIGRENSQHYEQKVTAYAAAAVDDIQVGLSIDALRAEVDLLKRQVAGAPAAEQVGMLRQIQELQRAIEAEKRARRGGA, from the coding sequence ATCGGCACCAAGGAGGAGGTTCGTTCGCGGCTGAGCATCGCGGACGTGGTGGGCGAGTATGTGCGCCTCGCCCCGGCGGGCAAGGGCCGTCTGAAGGGCCTGTGCCCCTTTCACAAGGAAAAGAGCCCCAGCTTTCAGGTGGACACCGAGCAGGGCTACTTCTACTGCTTTGGCTGCAAGGCGGGCGGCGACGTGTTCTCGTTTGTCCAGCGCACCGAGAACCTGAGTTTCGGGGACGCCCTGCGCAAGCTGGCCGAAAAAGCCGGCGTGCAAGTGGAAGCCAAGTACGGTGAACGCAGCAGCCGCGACCTGTACGACGTGAACGCCTTTGCCCTGGCCTATTTCCGCGAGGGGCTGGCCGGCCCGCAGGGCGCCGCCGCTCGCGACTATCTGGCCCGGCGCGGCCTGAGCCCCGCCACCATTGACGCCTTCGAGCTGGGTTTTGCCCCGGACGGCTGGGACGGCCTGCTGAAGCACGCCCGCGTGAAGGGCGTGGGCGAAAAGCAACTGCTGGAGGCCGGCCTGCTCACCGAGAACCCGGAATCGGGGCGCGTGTACGACCGGTTCCGCGCCCGGGTGATGTTCCCCATCCGTGACCACCTGGGCCGGCTGGTGGGCTTTGGGGGCCGCGTGCTGGACGACAGCAAGCCCAAGTACCTGAACACCCCAGAAACCGAGGCCTTTCGCAAGGGCGAACTGCTGTACGGGCTGGACAAGGCCCGGGGTGGCCTGGGCAGCGGTGCCGAGCTGGTGGTGGTGGAAGGCTACATGGACGTGATCACCATGCACCAGCATGGCTTTACCGGGGCCGTGGCGTCCCTGGGCACCGCCCTGACCGCCGAACACGCCGCGCTGCTGGAGCGCCTGGGCGCCCAGAGCCTCGTGCTGCTGTTTGACCGCGACGAGGCGGGGCTCAAAGCCACCCTCTCGGGGCTGGATCAGGTGGTGGGGGCCAAGTTCCGGGTGCGCGCCACCAGTGTGCCCAGCGGCAAGGACCCCGCCGATACTCTGCTGGCCGGGGACGACGAGAGCCTGCGCCGCGCCCTGAACAGCGGCCTGGATGAAGTGCGCTACCGCGTGCAGGCGGCCGTAGAAAAGCACGGCACCGCCACCAGCGAGGGCAAACGCCGCATCCTGATGGAACTGCTGCCGCGCATGCAGAACCTGGACCCCCTGGACGAGATTGCCGAGGGGGTGCGCGCCGCCGCCTGCGAGACCCTGGGCATCAAGCCCGACGCCCTGATGGAATGGATTGCCAGCAAGGCCAAGCGCCGCACCCTGACCGACACGCACCTGGCCGGCATGAGCACCGCACGCCATGAGGAAGACCGCGAACTGGCGCTGCTCAAGCAGTTGCTGGTGGACCCCACGCTGCTGGCCAAGCTGGACGGCTCTATGCCCTGGCGCAACGAGGCCGTGCGCAAGGTGATGCTGGCCGCACGCGGCGCCCAGAGCCCCGACGACATTCTGGAGGTCTTCCGGGGCCAGCCCGAAGAGCAGCTGCTTATTCGCCTGATGTTCGAGGGCCGCGACGCCGGCACCATTGGGCGCGAGAACAGCCAGCACTACGAGCAGAAGGTCACGGCCTATGCCGCTGCCGCCGTGGACGACATTCAGGTGGGCCTGAGTATTGACGCGCTGCGGGCGGAGGTGGACCTGCTCAAAAGGCAGGTGGCGGGTGCGCCGGCGGCGGAGCAGGTGGGGATGCTGCGGCAGATTCAGGAGTTGCAGCGGGCGATTGAGGCGGAGAAGCGGGCTCGGCGGGGGGGGGCGTAG
- the gcvT gene encoding glycine cleavage system aminomethyltransferase GcvT — protein sequence MTDTPTEPLKRTPLHAAHLRAGARMVPFGGWDMPVQYSGLKAEHEAVRKGAGVFDVSHMGEFRVTGPGALAFLQSVTTNDVSKLKPGRAQYNWLPGVQGGLVDDIYIYMVRDGEYLMVVNASNIAKDWAHLSAHTAGFEVQLSDESDRWGLLAVQGPKAAELLQPHVDVDLSAKKKNAYFAAKLFGFDVMLARTGYTGEDGFEVFVDASEAETVWDKLLGIGLIPAGLGARDTLRLEAGFPLYGHEFSDTIHPLSSTYSWVVKDKAHVGREHISLAPAHKLIGLKLERVPVREGYPVKVAGQVVGHVTSGTSSPTLGHPIAMALVEAAFATAETFEVEVRGKDHPATRMDLPFYKG from the coding sequence ATGACCGACACCCCCACCGAGCCGCTGAAGCGGACGCCGCTGCACGCCGCGCACCTGCGCGCCGGGGCCCGCATGGTGCCTTTTGGCGGCTGGGACATGCCGGTGCAGTACAGCGGCCTGAAAGCCGAGCACGAGGCTGTGCGCAAAGGCGCCGGGGTCTTCGACGTGTCGCACATGGGTGAATTCCGCGTGACGGGCCCCGGCGCCCTGGCCTTCTTGCAAAGCGTGACCACCAACGACGTGAGCAAGCTGAAGCCCGGCCGCGCCCAGTACAACTGGCTGCCCGGCGTACAGGGCGGGCTGGTGGACGACATTTACATCTACATGGTCCGTGACGGCGAATACCTGATGGTGGTGAACGCCAGCAACATCGCCAAGGACTGGGCGCACCTCAGCGCCCATACGGCGGGCTTTGAGGTGCAGCTGAGCGACGAATCCGACCGCTGGGGTCTGCTGGCCGTCCAGGGCCCGAAAGCCGCCGAACTGCTGCAGCCTCATGTGGACGTGGACCTGAGCGCCAAGAAGAAAAACGCTTACTTTGCGGCCAAACTGTTCGGCTTTGACGTCATGCTGGCCCGCACCGGCTACACCGGCGAGGACGGCTTTGAGGTCTTCGTGGACGCCAGCGAGGCCGAAACTGTCTGGGACAAGCTGCTGGGCATTGGCCTGATCCCCGCTGGCCTGGGCGCCCGCGACACGCTGCGGCTGGAAGCCGGTTTCCCGCTCTACGGCCACGAGTTCAGCGACACCATCCATCCCTTGTCCAGCACCTACAGCTGGGTGGTCAAGGACAAGGCCCATGTGGGCCGTGAGCACATCAGCCTCGCGCCGGCGCACAAGCTGATTGGCCTGAAGCTGGAGCGCGTGCCCGTGCGCGAAGGCTACCCGGTGAAGGTGGCCGGGCAGGTCGTGGGCCACGTGACCAGCGGCACCAGCAGCCCCACCCTGGGCCACCCCATTGCGATGGCGCTGGTGGAGGCCGCCTTCGCCACCGCCGAGACCTTTGAAGTTGAAGTGCGCGGTAAGGACCACCCAGCGACGCGGATGGACCTGCCGTTTTACAAAGGGTAA
- a CDS encoding NUDIX hydrolase, giving the protein MPTLAQLRELQSIAQAGLTYTRDPYDRQRFERLRDLTAELLAEQTGQAPAEVAALLRVEEGYLTPKVDVRAVVLNTRGEVLLTREAADGRWSLPGGWADPGESPRQIAVREVWEETGRQVRALRLLAVLDKAQHPHPPDLWAVYKLFLHCELTGPEDGAHAANLETTDSGFFPLDALPPLSLSRNLPQQVQRAAELARHPALGVDVD; this is encoded by the coding sequence ATGCCCACCTTGGCCCAGCTCCGCGAGTTGCAGTCCATTGCCCAGGCCGGGCTGACCTACACCCGCGACCCCTACGACCGCCAGCGCTTCGAGCGCCTGCGCGACCTGACCGCCGAGTTGCTGGCCGAGCAGACAGGGCAGGCCCCCGCCGAGGTGGCGGCCCTGCTGCGGGTGGAGGAAGGCTACCTGACCCCCAAGGTGGACGTGCGCGCCGTGGTGCTGAACACCCGGGGCGAGGTGCTGCTGACCCGCGAGGCCGCCGACGGCCGCTGGAGCCTGCCCGGCGGCTGGGCCGACCCCGGCGAGAGCCCGCGCCAGATCGCGGTGCGCGAGGTCTGGGAGGAAACGGGGCGACAGGTGCGTGCCCTGCGCCTGCTGGCTGTGCTGGACAAGGCCCAGCATCCCCACCCGCCGGACCTGTGGGCGGTGTACAAGCTGTTCCTGCACTGCGAGCTGACCGGGCCAGAAGATGGGGCGCACGCCGCCAACCTGGAAACCACCGACAGCGGCTTTTTCCCCCTGGATGCCCTGCCCCCTCTGAGCCTGAGCCGCAATCTGCCCCAGCAGGTCCAGCGCGCCGCCGAACTGGCCCGGCACCCCGCGCTGGGGGTGGATGTGGACTGA